The following proteins are co-located in the Limanda limanda chromosome 5, fLimLim1.1, whole genome shotgun sequence genome:
- the LOC133002390 gene encoding calcium-binding protein 7 codes for MPMHPVTSTLMYRGICTIPDMLYSQPVNLPEDEVEEIREAFKVFDRDGNGFISKQELGMAMRSLGYMPNEVELEVIIQRLDMDGDGQVDFEEFVTLLGPKLTAAGLPDKFHGADFDSVFWKTDMQKLTVEELKRLLYDTFCDHLSMKDIENIIMTEENHIENPGQCQVDIDSSSPTQHVKQTCVRKSLICAFAIAFIISVMLIAANQVLRSGMK; via the exons ATGCCGATGCATCCAGTCACCTCCACGCTGATGTACCGGGGGATCTGCACCATCCCGGACATGCTGTACAGCCAGCCGGTGAACCTGCCCGAAGACGAAGTTGAAG agatccGCGAGGCCTTCAAAGTGTTCGACCGTGATGGAAACGGATTCATCTCAAAGCAGGAGCTGGGGATGGCCATGCGCTCCCTCGGCTACATGCCGAacgaggtggagctggaggtcatCATCCAGAGACTGGACATGGACG GCGATGGCCAGGTGGACTTTGAGGAGTTTGTCACTCTCCTGGGCCCGAAGCTGACGGCAGCTGGGTTGCCGGATAAGTTCCACGGCGCCGACTTTGACTCCGTCTTTTGGAAG ACAGACATGCAGAAGCTGACAGTAGAGGAGCTGAAGAGGCTTCTGTACGACACCTTCTGTGACCACCTCTCTATGAAAGACATCGAGAACATCATCATGACCGAGGAGAACCACATAGAGAACCCTGGGCAGTGCCAGGTGGATATAGACA GTTCCAGCCCGACGCAGCATGTGAAGCAAACCTGTGTGCGCAAGAGCCTGATATGCGCCTTCGCCATCGCTTTCATCATCAGCGTCATGCTCATCGCAGCCAATCAGGTGCTGCGGAGCGGCATGAAATAG